The Sphingopyxis fribergensis genome contains a region encoding:
- a CDS encoding M13 family metallopeptidase, giving the protein MTLHISSRLMATAALGALMIAAVPATAKQQAATTSAGETTAKPEIGDFGFDLSGMDKSVQPGDDFYAYANGTWAKNTQIPADKSNYGMFTALNDLSQTRTREILDAAKDDPNSMIGRAYASYLDSATVEAKGFAPIQPWLNKIRAVEKPGLAALLAEADRNGVQHFFGGYVGQDDKNPDVYTYIIFQGGIGMPDRDFYLKENERNTALQAAYLKHLENVLTLAGEANAPARAKAIYDFEKQVATVHWDKNDSSDATKAYNKMTIAELGKAAPGFDWPTFIRGLGVKEDTLIVSQPSAFTGEAKLLADAPIAVIRDLLIVRSLDSFSGVLPDAVAKETFSFYSTALSGTPQMEERWKRAVDFTTGSLGDAVGKDYVAKYFPPETKAAMDTLVKNILASMGSRIDGLTWMQPATKVKAREKLANFTTKIGYPDQWKDYSKLEIRADDLFGNSLRSNQFAHDDNVGHLGGPIRRWEWFMTPMTINAYANFGMNEIVFPAAILQPPFFDPHADAAVNYGGIGAVIGHEVSHHFDDQGAKYDETGKLADWWTPADVAAFESAGKALIAQYDAYEVLPGEKLDGTFTLGENIGDLAGLTVAYDAYKKSLGGKEAPVIDGLTGDQRFFLGWAQVWRRNYREQNLSQRITTDPHSPSIQRTWVSRNLDPWYKAYQIKQGQKLYLEPKDRVRIW; this is encoded by the coding sequence ATGACTCTGCATATTTCTTCGCGCCTGATGGCGACCGCCGCACTGGGCGCGCTGATGATCGCCGCCGTTCCGGCAACCGCCAAGCAACAGGCCGCGACCACGTCCGCGGGCGAAACCACCGCAAAGCCCGAAATCGGCGATTTCGGTTTCGACCTGTCGGGCATGGACAAGAGCGTCCAGCCGGGCGACGATTTCTATGCCTATGCCAACGGCACCTGGGCAAAGAACACGCAAATCCCCGCCGACAAATCCAACTATGGCATGTTCACCGCGCTCAACGACCTGTCGCAGACGCGCACACGTGAAATCCTCGACGCCGCCAAGGACGACCCGAACAGCATGATCGGCCGCGCCTATGCATCCTATCTCGACTCGGCGACGGTCGAAGCCAAGGGGTTCGCGCCGATCCAGCCGTGGCTGAACAAGATCCGCGCCGTCGAAAAGCCTGGTCTCGCGGCGCTGCTCGCCGAAGCCGACCGCAACGGCGTCCAGCACTTTTTCGGCGGCTATGTCGGGCAGGATGACAAGAACCCCGACGTCTATACCTACATCATCTTTCAGGGCGGCATCGGCATGCCCGACCGCGATTTCTACCTGAAGGAAAATGAGCGCAACACGGCGCTTCAGGCGGCCTATCTCAAGCATCTCGAAAACGTCCTGACACTCGCGGGTGAAGCCAATGCACCGGCGCGCGCCAAGGCGATCTATGATTTCGAAAAGCAGGTCGCGACGGTCCATTGGGACAAGAACGACAGCAGCGATGCGACCAAAGCCTATAACAAGATGACGATCGCCGAACTTGGCAAGGCCGCGCCGGGCTTTGACTGGCCGACCTTCATCCGCGGGCTCGGCGTCAAGGAAGACACGCTGATCGTGTCGCAACCGAGCGCGTTCACCGGCGAAGCCAAGCTGCTCGCCGATGCGCCGATCGCGGTGATCCGCGACCTGCTGATCGTGCGCAGCCTCGACAGCTTTTCGGGCGTCCTGCCCGACGCCGTCGCAAAGGAAACCTTCTCCTTCTACAGTACGGCCCTGTCGGGCACGCCGCAGATGGAGGAACGCTGGAAACGTGCGGTCGACTTCACGACGGGGAGCCTCGGCGACGCGGTCGGCAAGGATTATGTCGCGAAATATTTCCCGCCCGAAACCAAGGCGGCGATGGACACGCTGGTGAAGAATATCCTCGCCTCGATGGGAAGCCGCATCGACGGGCTGACGTGGATGCAGCCCGCGACCAAGGTAAAGGCACGCGAAAAGCTCGCCAATTTCACCACCAAGATCGGCTATCCCGATCAGTGGAAGGATTACAGCAAGCTGGAAATCCGCGCCGACGACCTGTTCGGCAATTCGCTACGTTCGAACCAGTTCGCGCATGACGATAATGTTGGCCATCTCGGCGGACCGATCCGCCGCTGGGAGTGGTTCATGACCCCGATGACGATCAACGCCTATGCCAATTTCGGCATGAACGAGATCGTTTTCCCCGCCGCGATCCTCCAGCCGCCCTTCTTTGATCCGCATGCCGACGCTGCGGTCAATTATGGCGGCATCGGCGCGGTAATCGGCCATGAAGTCAGTCATCATTTCGACGACCAGGGCGCGAAATATGACGAAACCGGCAAGCTCGCAGACTGGTGGACCCCCGCCGACGTCGCGGCGTTCGAATCCGCGGGCAAGGCGTTGATTGCGCAATATGACGCCTATGAAGTGCTGCCCGGCGAAAAGCTCGACGGCACCTTCACGCTCGGCGAGAATATCGGCGATCTGGCGGGTCTGACCGTCGCCTATGACGCATATAAAAAGTCACTTGGCGGCAAGGAGGCGCCGGTGATCGACGGACTGACTGGCGATCAGCGCTTCTTCCTCGGCTGGGCACAGGTGTGGCGCCGCAACTATCGCGAGCAGAATTTGTCGCAGCGTATCACGACCGATCCGCATTCGCCGTCGATCCAGCGGACTTGGGTCTCGCGCAATCTTGACCCTTGGTATAAGGCCTATCAGATCAAGCAGGGACAGAAGCTTTATCTCGAGCCGAAAGACCGCGTCCGCATCTGGTGA
- a CDS encoding DUF2062 domain-containing protein, translating to MSAGKPRDKAAVMNWIRRNSPTRDELLASRFIKPFAHRVAHSHLWRFTRTSVPRGTALGLFVGIFFLIPGVQILGVALLALPFRANIPIGAAMTFLSNPVTTPFIIIASVWLGDWLFGLHANSATFSAMIEHGASAGEWARWVFSDAAPAMLAGLFVISLVSAVVGYVLASIFWDNWIRLRWRRKLARARDQRHEASTSDTAAG from the coding sequence ATGAGCGCGGGCAAGCCCCGCGACAAGGCGGCGGTGATGAACTGGATCCGCCGCAATTCGCCGACGCGCGACGAGTTGCTCGCGAGCCGCTTCATTAAACCCTTTGCCCACCGCGTCGCGCACAGCCATTTGTGGCGCTTCACCCGCACCTCGGTGCCGCGCGGCACCGCACTCGGTCTGTTCGTCGGCATCTTCTTCCTGATCCCCGGGGTGCAGATTTTGGGCGTAGCGCTGCTCGCGCTGCCCTTCCGCGCCAACATCCCGATCGGCGCGGCGATGACCTTCCTGTCGAACCCGGTGACGACGCCGTTCATCATCATCGCATCGGTCTGGCTCGGCGACTGGCTGTTCGGCCTCCATGCGAACAGCGCGACCTTTTCCGCCATGATCGAGCATGGCGCGTCGGCGGGCGAATGGGCGCGCTGGGTGTTTTCGGACGCCGCGCCCGCGATGCTCGCCGGACTGTTCGTCATTTCGCTCGTTTCGGCGGTGGTCGGCTATGTGCTCGCCTCGATCTTCTGGGACAATTGGATTCGCCTCCGCTGGCGGCGCAAACTGGCGCGCGCCCGCGACCAACGACATGAGGCATCGACCAGCGACACCGCAGCCGGTTGA
- the smpB gene encoding SsrA-binding protein SmpB, translating into MARPQSAAEFDKKKVVAENRRARFDFAIEQVFEAGIALQGTEVKSLRFGEGTIAESYAEVKGNEVWLINSNIPEFSHGNRHNHEPKRPRKLLLSGREINKMYAGVARQGMTLVPLSVYFNSRGRAKVELALAKGKKAHDKRESIKERDWKRDKQRLMKDRG; encoded by the coding sequence ATGGCTCGTCCCCAGTCCGCCGCCGAATTCGACAAGAAGAAAGTCGTCGCCGAGAACCGGCGCGCGCGGTTCGACTTTGCCATCGAACAGGTGTTCGAGGCGGGGATCGCGCTGCAAGGAACCGAGGTCAAATCGCTCCGCTTCGGCGAGGGCACGATTGCCGAAAGCTATGCCGAGGTGAAGGGCAATGAGGTGTGGCTGATCAACAGCAACATCCCCGAATTCAGCCACGGCAACCGCCACAATCACGAGCCCAAACGCCCGCGCAAGCTGCTGCTGAGCGGCCGCGAGATCAACAAGATGTACGCCGGCGTCGCGCGGCAGGGCATGACGCTCGTACCGCTTTCGGTCTATTTCAACAGCCGCGGCCGCGCGAAGGTCGAACTCGCACTCGCCAAGGGTAAGAAGGCACACGACAAGCGGGAGTCGATCAAGGAACGCGATTGGAAGCGCGACAAGCAGCGGTTGATGAAGGACCGCGGATGA